The Anguilla anguilla isolate fAngAng1 chromosome 4, fAngAng1.pri, whole genome shotgun sequence genome has a window encoding:
- the camsap2a gene encoding calmodulin-regulated spectrin-associated protein 2a isoform X3, translating to MDGVAGSKEIKKTFIVPAIKSFDHYDFTKAKICCSLTWLIAKAFGTDSVPEELKEPFYTDQYEQEHVKPPVVNLLLSAELYCRAGSLILKSDAAKPLLGHDGVIQALAQKGLYVTDQERLVTERDLCKRPIQMSAHLAMIDTLMMAYTVETVSVDRVVSCIQQYPSFDPDGDVPYDTEDAVTSWMNKVNEHLKDVAVQEQKVRETQCAEPPEASRARYRKEQALPRQVPWIPPVDNLLKDSTDGSALAALLHFYCPDIIKLEDICLKESMSLADSLYNLQLIQEFCQEHLNRCCHFTLEDMLYASSSLKNNYLVFMAELFWWFEVVKPPFVNPRVLDAEAAEPAPSLKNMPTVPISNATKRSFMEKPPSPDRPSLPLRPQPQTSTSGAMKRSTSLSFTDGGVGTWPKEQRSSAHGVSFDIPLDKASTSQAAAPHGRGMTRSISTDGLGFEVNHASRNVKRNLSFQPVNGQTERQAIAEEGCPEGLASVDGDAWPGEPHPSTPRGLSNGPARDEHASPTATPSMEEALKIIHNSEKPHGSLQSGGTDNGFFLHSLGGGEPGSGARSDDGDPDSVSESKGAGSADTTEVDTGIHVRTEDIQETLDEDSSLRDCTVSMELDVDQDYELKACNPHDMTSPCPSSVSGRSHGSSAASPSPGVKMTSFAEQKFRKLNHFEGKSSGSSSQKTTPESSELSIPHVVSWALTPEESPVHQAPKDPAQMMASEMVQLRMKLEEKRRAIEAQKKKVEAAFTRHRQKMGRTAFLTVVKKKGDDTSPLREEATGSEDDRVSVDSHALKMADDSNRRPEKSKLDTPDGQAQWLKSPSDESFGEADLLEYTKSIEKLNASLSFLQVEMQRLAQQQEVIMQMREQQSWVIPASEPSPQKQVRDLRSAARSSGSPSPADSPRTSHRSPTSIKRKSASFHSKTPRTPRPSELKISPFNRVLTAPQSVDSLPRLRRFSPCQNQAAPFACLGSDTKPSSETEPSEKSEVQEPEPQPQFQVQPQPDPPTHDDSAEKSIAAGLPASPAKETPQKKSSKEVNAKKKAQENKEMVKEMRPVESTVSEVLSQPITETFTVTPTEHPSDIFSQSNKNLIEVPLSVLKPLDGHMQLESEDVEGARDNYDEDQKMCCGFFFKDDMKAEDDMAMKRAALLEKRLRRERETQQRKQQLEAELEQKKEEARLKAEEERLKKEEEKARREFIKQEYLRRKQLKLMKDMDTVIKPRPASTKRKPRPKSIHRDILESPKTPVRAAEGSRPRVFSVSSLSLASLNFGDNESVQSENRSPRPDSADGFLSPCRMGSRSGEKDWENCSTTSSVASNTEYTGPKLYKEPSAKSNKHIIQNALAHCCLAGKVNEAQKNKILEEIEKSEANNFLILFRDSGCQFRSLYTYCPELHEITKLAGIGPKTITGKMIEGLYKYNSDRKQFSHIPAKTMSASVDAITIHSHLWHTKKPGTPKKVLPNKS from the exons AGCGCGCACCTGGCCATGATTGACACCTTGATGATGGCGTACACGGTGGAGACGGTCAGCGTGGACCGGGTGGTCTCCTGCATCCAGCAGTACCCCTCCTTCGACCCCGACGGCGACGTGCCCTACGACACCGAGGACGCGGTGACGAGCTGGATGAACAAG GTAAACGAGCATTTGAAAGACGTCGCGGTCCAGGAGCAGAAGGTGAGGGAGACGCAGTGCGCCGAGCCGCCGGAGGCCTCGCGG GCTCGCTACAGGAAGGAGCAGGCTCTGCCCAGGCAGGTCCCGTGGATCCCCCCAGTGGATAACCTGCTGAAGGACAGCACCGACGGCAGCGCCCTGGCTGCTCTTCTGCACTTCTACTGCCCCGACATCATCAAGCTGGAAG ATATATGCCTGAAAGAGTCCATGTCACTGGCAGACAGCTTGTACAACCTGCAGCTGATTCAGGAGTTCTGTCAGGAGCACTTGAACCGCTGCTGCCACTTCACACTGGAAGACATGCTCTatgcctcctcctccctcaag AATAACTACCTTGTGTTCATGGCAGAGCTTTTCTGGTGGTTTGAAGTGGTGAAGCCTCCCTTTGTGAATCCCCGAGTCTTAGATGCTGAAG CTGCGGAACCAGCGCCCTCGCTGAAAAACATGCCCACAGTGCCCATTTCCAATGCCACCAAACGAAGCTTTATGGAGAAACCTCCCAGTCCAGACCGCCCCAG TCTGCCTCTCAGGCCACAACCTCAGACTTCCACTTCAG GTGCAATGAAACGATCAACCTCATTGTCTTTCACGGACGGCGGTGTGGGGACCTGGCCAAAGGAGCAACG ATCATCGGCTCACGGAGTGTCTTTTGACATCCCTCTGGATAAGGCTAGCACCAGCCAGGCGGCCGCGCCCCACGGCCGAGGAATGACCAGGTCCATCAGCACGGATGGGCTGGGGTTTGAGGTCAACCACGCGTCCAGGAACGTGAAGAGGAACCTTTCCTTCCAGCCGGTGAACGGGCAGACGGAAAGACAGGCCATCGCCGAGGAGGGGTGTCCGGAGGGCCTCGCCAGTGTGGACGGAGACGCGTGGCCTGGGGAgccccaccccagcaccccGCGGGGTCTCTCAAATGGCCCAGCCCGGGATGAGCACGCCAGCCCCACAGCCACCCCCAGCATGGAGGAGGCCCTGAAAATCATCCACAATTCAGAGAAGCCCCACGGCAGCCTCCAGTCTGGCGGAACCGACAACGGCTTCTTCCTGCACAGCCTGGGCGGGGGGGAGCCGGGCTCCGGGGCCAGGTCGGACGACGGCGACCCGGACTCCGTGTCCGAGTCGAAAGGGGCGGGGAGCGCTGACACGACGGAGGTGGACACGGGGATCCACGTGCGGACGGAGGACATCCAGGAGACCCTGGACGAGGACTCGTCCCTGAGGGACTGTACGGTGAGCATGGAGCTGGACGTGGACCAGGACTACGAGCTGAAGGCCTGCAACCCCCACGACATGACCAGCCCCTGCCCCAGCTCCGTCAGCGGCCGCTCCCACGGCAGCAGCGCTGCCTCCCCCAGCCCCGGCGTCAAGATGACCAGCTTCGCCGAGCAGAAGTTCCGCAAGCTCAACCACTTCGAGGGGAAGAGCAGCGGGAGCAGCTCCCAGAAGACCACGCCCGAGAGCTCGGAGCTCAGCATCCCGCACGTGGTGTCCTGGGCCCTGACGCCCGAGGAGAGCCCCGTCCACCAGGCGCCGAAGGACCCCGCCCAAATGATGGCGTCGGAGATGGTGCAGCTGCGGAtgaagctggaggagaagaggcGGGCCATCGAGGCCCAGAAGAAGAAGGTGGAGGCGGCCTTCACCCGCCACAGGCAGAAGATGGGGCGGACGGCCTTCCTCACCGTGGTGAAGAAGAAGGGCGACGACACATCGCCGCTCAGGGAGGAGGCGACCGGTTCCGAGGATGACAGGGTCTCCGTCGACTCCCACGCCCTCAAGATGGCTGACGACAGCAACCGGCGGCCGGAGAAGAGCAAGCTGGACACGCCGGATGGCCAGGCCCAGTGGCTGAAATCCCCCAGCGACGAGAGCTTTGGGGAGGCCGACCTCCTGGAGTACACCAAGTCCATCGAGAAGCTGAATGCCTCCCTCAGCTTCCTGCAGGTGGAGATGCAGCGGCTGGCCCAGCAGCAGGAGGTCATCATGCAGATGAGGGAGCAGCAGTCCTGGGTCATCCCCGCCTCTGAACCCTCCCCGCAGAAGCAGGTGAGGGACCTCCGCAGTGCTGCGCGCTCCTCGGGGTCCCCGTCGCCCGCGGACTCCCCGCGCACCTCCCACCGCTCTCCCACCAGCATCAAGAGGAAGTCGGCCTCCTTCCACTCCAAGACTCCCAGGACTCCCAGGCCCAGCGAGCTCAAGATCAGCCCTTTCAATCGGGTCCTCACCGCCCCGCAGTCCGTGGACAGCCTGCCCCGCCTGCGGAGGTTCTCCCCCTGCCAGAACCAGGCCGCCCCTTTCGCCTGTCTGGGGAGTGACACCAAGCCGTCCTCAGAGACCGAGCCCTCTGAGAAGAGTGAGGTACAGGAACCTGAACCTCAGCCCCAGTTCCAGGTCCAGCCCCAGCCTGACCCCCCTACACACGACGACTCTGCTGAAAAGAGCATTGCCGCAGGCCTGCCAGCCTCCCCAGCCAAAGagacaccacagaagaagagtaGCAAGGAAGTAAATGCCAAGAAGAAGGCACAGGAGAACAAGGAGATGGTGAAGGAGATGAGGCCTGTAGAGTCCACTGTATCAGAGGTGTTGTCCCAGCCCATCACTGAGACCTTCACAGTCACGCCCACTGAGCACCCATCTGACATCTTCAGCCAGAGCAACAAGAACCTGATAGAGGTGCCTCTGTCTGTGCTCAAGCCTCTGGACGGGCACATGCAGTTGGAGAGCGAAGACGTCGAAGGGGCCAGAGACAACTATGATGAAGACCAGAAAATGTGCTGTGGGTTTTTCTTCAAG GACGACATGAAAGCTGAGGACGACATGGCGATGAAACGGGCGGCGCTGCTGGAGAAgaggctgaggagagagagggagacgcaGCAGaggaagcagcagctggaggcAGAGCTGGAGCAGAAGAAAGAGGAGGCGCG GTTGAAAGCGGAGGAGGAGCGtctgaagaaggaggaggagaaggcgcGCCGGGAGTTCATCAAGCAGGAGTACCTCCGCCGGAAACAGCTCAAGCTGATGAAGGACATGGACACCGTCATCAAGCCCCGCCCCGCAAGCACCAAGAGGAAGCCCCGCCCCAAGTCCATACACAGGGACATTTTGGAGTCCCCCAAGACCCCTGTCAGGGCAGCGGAAG GTTCACGACCTCGTGTTTTTTCAGTCTCCAGCCTGTCCCTGGCTTCACTCAACTTTGGCGACAATGAGAGCGTCCAGTCAGAGAATAGGAGCCCCAG GCCTGACTCTGCAGACGGGTTTTTGTCTCCGTGTCGAATGGGAAGCCGCAGCGGAGAGAAGGACTGGGAAAACTGCTCCACGACCTCATCTGTAGCGTCCAACACAGAGTACACAG GCCCAAAGTTGTACAAGGAGCCCAGTGCCAAGTCTAACAAACACATCATCCAGAATGCCCTGGCTCACTGCTGTCTGGCTGGCAAGGTGAATGAAGCTCAGAAGAATAAGATACTGGAG GAAATCGAGAAATCGGAGGCCAACAACTTCCTGATCCTGTTCCGAGACTCGGGCTGCCAGTTCCGCTCTCTGTACACATACTGCCCTGAGCTCCATGAGATCACCAAGCTGGCGGGCATCGGTCCCAAAACCATCACTGGCAAGATGATCGAGGGCCTGTACAAGTATAACTCAGACAGGAAGCAGTTCAGCCACATCCCCGCCAAAACCATGTCAGCAAGTGTTGATGCCATCACCATCCACAGCCACCTGTGGCACACCAAGAAACCAGGAACCCCCAAAAAAGTGTTACCCAACAAGTCCTAG
- the camsap2a gene encoding calmodulin-regulated spectrin-associated protein 2a isoform X2 — translation MDGVAGSKEIKKTFIVPAIKSFDHYDFTKAKICCSLTWLIAKAFGTDSVPEELKEPFYTDQYEQEHVKPPVVNLLLSAELYCRAGSLILKSDAAKPLLGHDGVIQALAQKGLYVTDQERLVTERDLCKRPIQMSAHLAMIDTLMMAYTVETVSVDRVVSCIQQYPSFDPDGDVPYDTEDAVTSWMNKVNEHLKDVAVQEQKVRETQCAEPPEASRSPTKWYWKLVPARYRKEQALPRQVPWIPPVDNLLKDSTDGSALAALLHFYCPDIIKLEDICLKESMSLADSLYNLQLIQEFCQEHLNRCCHFTLEDMLYASSSLKNNYLVFMAELFWWFEVVKPPFVNPRVLDAEAAEPAPSLKNMPTVPISNATKRSFMEKPPSPDRPSLPLRPQPQTSTSGAMKRSTSLSFTDGGVGTWPKEQRSSAHGVSFDIPLDKASTSQAAAPHGRGMTRSISTDGLGFEVNHASRNVKRNLSFQPVNGQTERQAIAEEGCPEGLASVDGDAWPGEPHPSTPRGLSNGPARDEHASPTATPSMEEALKIIHNSEKPHGSLQSGGTDNGFFLHSLGGGEPGSGARSDDGDPDSVSESKGAGSADTTEVDTGIHVRTEDIQETLDEDSSLRDCTVSMELDVDQDYELKACNPHDMTSPCPSSVSGRSHGSSAASPSPGVKMTSFAEQKFRKLNHFEGKSSGSSSQKTTPESSELSIPHVVSWALTPEESPVHQAPKDPAQMMASEMVQLRMKLEEKRRAIEAQKKKVEAAFTRHRQKMGRTAFLTVVKKKGDDTSPLREEATGSEDDRVSVDSHALKMADDSNRRPEKSKLDTPDGQAQWLKSPSDESFGEADLLEYTKSIEKLNASLSFLQVEMQRLAQQQEVIMQMREQQSWVIPASEPSPQKQVRDLRSAARSSGSPSPADSPRTSHRSPTSIKRKSASFHSKTPRTPRPSELKISPFNRVLTAPQSVDSLPRLRRFSPCQNQAAPFACLGSDTKPSSETEPSEKSEVQEPEPQPQFQVQPQPDPPTHDDSAEKSIAAGLPASPAKETPQKKSSKEVNAKKKAQENKEMVKEMRPVESTVSEVLSQPITETFTVTPTEHPSDIFSQSNKNLIEVPLSVLKPLDGHMQLESEDVEGARDNYDEDQKMCCGFFFKDDMKAEDDMAMKRAALLEKRLRRERETQQRKQQLEAELEQKKEEARLKAEEERLKKEEEKARREFIKQEYLRRKQLKLMKDMDTVIKPRPASTKRKPRPKSIHRDILESPKTPVRAAEVSSLSLASLNFGDNESVQSENRSPRPDSADGFLSPCRMGSRSGEKDWENCSTTSSVASNTEYTGPKLYKEPSAKSNKHIIQNALAHCCLAGKVNEAQKNKILEEIEKSEANNFLILFRDSGCQFRSLYTYCPELHEITKLAGIGPKTITGKMIEGLYKYNSDRKQFSHIPAKTMSASVDAITIHSHLWHTKKPGTPKKVLPNKS, via the exons AGCGCGCACCTGGCCATGATTGACACCTTGATGATGGCGTACACGGTGGAGACGGTCAGCGTGGACCGGGTGGTCTCCTGCATCCAGCAGTACCCCTCCTTCGACCCCGACGGCGACGTGCCCTACGACACCGAGGACGCGGTGACGAGCTGGATGAACAAG GTAAACGAGCATTTGAAAGACGTCGCGGTCCAGGAGCAGAAGGTGAGGGAGACGCAGTGCGCCGAGCCGCCGGAGGCCTCGCGG TCTCCAACCAAATGGTATTGGAAACTGGTTCCT GCTCGCTACAGGAAGGAGCAGGCTCTGCCCAGGCAGGTCCCGTGGATCCCCCCAGTGGATAACCTGCTGAAGGACAGCACCGACGGCAGCGCCCTGGCTGCTCTTCTGCACTTCTACTGCCCCGACATCATCAAGCTGGAAG ATATATGCCTGAAAGAGTCCATGTCACTGGCAGACAGCTTGTACAACCTGCAGCTGATTCAGGAGTTCTGTCAGGAGCACTTGAACCGCTGCTGCCACTTCACACTGGAAGACATGCTCTatgcctcctcctccctcaag AATAACTACCTTGTGTTCATGGCAGAGCTTTTCTGGTGGTTTGAAGTGGTGAAGCCTCCCTTTGTGAATCCCCGAGTCTTAGATGCTGAAG CTGCGGAACCAGCGCCCTCGCTGAAAAACATGCCCACAGTGCCCATTTCCAATGCCACCAAACGAAGCTTTATGGAGAAACCTCCCAGTCCAGACCGCCCCAG TCTGCCTCTCAGGCCACAACCTCAGACTTCCACTTCAG GTGCAATGAAACGATCAACCTCATTGTCTTTCACGGACGGCGGTGTGGGGACCTGGCCAAAGGAGCAACG ATCATCGGCTCACGGAGTGTCTTTTGACATCCCTCTGGATAAGGCTAGCACCAGCCAGGCGGCCGCGCCCCACGGCCGAGGAATGACCAGGTCCATCAGCACGGATGGGCTGGGGTTTGAGGTCAACCACGCGTCCAGGAACGTGAAGAGGAACCTTTCCTTCCAGCCGGTGAACGGGCAGACGGAAAGACAGGCCATCGCCGAGGAGGGGTGTCCGGAGGGCCTCGCCAGTGTGGACGGAGACGCGTGGCCTGGGGAgccccaccccagcaccccGCGGGGTCTCTCAAATGGCCCAGCCCGGGATGAGCACGCCAGCCCCACAGCCACCCCCAGCATGGAGGAGGCCCTGAAAATCATCCACAATTCAGAGAAGCCCCACGGCAGCCTCCAGTCTGGCGGAACCGACAACGGCTTCTTCCTGCACAGCCTGGGCGGGGGGGAGCCGGGCTCCGGGGCCAGGTCGGACGACGGCGACCCGGACTCCGTGTCCGAGTCGAAAGGGGCGGGGAGCGCTGACACGACGGAGGTGGACACGGGGATCCACGTGCGGACGGAGGACATCCAGGAGACCCTGGACGAGGACTCGTCCCTGAGGGACTGTACGGTGAGCATGGAGCTGGACGTGGACCAGGACTACGAGCTGAAGGCCTGCAACCCCCACGACATGACCAGCCCCTGCCCCAGCTCCGTCAGCGGCCGCTCCCACGGCAGCAGCGCTGCCTCCCCCAGCCCCGGCGTCAAGATGACCAGCTTCGCCGAGCAGAAGTTCCGCAAGCTCAACCACTTCGAGGGGAAGAGCAGCGGGAGCAGCTCCCAGAAGACCACGCCCGAGAGCTCGGAGCTCAGCATCCCGCACGTGGTGTCCTGGGCCCTGACGCCCGAGGAGAGCCCCGTCCACCAGGCGCCGAAGGACCCCGCCCAAATGATGGCGTCGGAGATGGTGCAGCTGCGGAtgaagctggaggagaagaggcGGGCCATCGAGGCCCAGAAGAAGAAGGTGGAGGCGGCCTTCACCCGCCACAGGCAGAAGATGGGGCGGACGGCCTTCCTCACCGTGGTGAAGAAGAAGGGCGACGACACATCGCCGCTCAGGGAGGAGGCGACCGGTTCCGAGGATGACAGGGTCTCCGTCGACTCCCACGCCCTCAAGATGGCTGACGACAGCAACCGGCGGCCGGAGAAGAGCAAGCTGGACACGCCGGATGGCCAGGCCCAGTGGCTGAAATCCCCCAGCGACGAGAGCTTTGGGGAGGCCGACCTCCTGGAGTACACCAAGTCCATCGAGAAGCTGAATGCCTCCCTCAGCTTCCTGCAGGTGGAGATGCAGCGGCTGGCCCAGCAGCAGGAGGTCATCATGCAGATGAGGGAGCAGCAGTCCTGGGTCATCCCCGCCTCTGAACCCTCCCCGCAGAAGCAGGTGAGGGACCTCCGCAGTGCTGCGCGCTCCTCGGGGTCCCCGTCGCCCGCGGACTCCCCGCGCACCTCCCACCGCTCTCCCACCAGCATCAAGAGGAAGTCGGCCTCCTTCCACTCCAAGACTCCCAGGACTCCCAGGCCCAGCGAGCTCAAGATCAGCCCTTTCAATCGGGTCCTCACCGCCCCGCAGTCCGTGGACAGCCTGCCCCGCCTGCGGAGGTTCTCCCCCTGCCAGAACCAGGCCGCCCCTTTCGCCTGTCTGGGGAGTGACACCAAGCCGTCCTCAGAGACCGAGCCCTCTGAGAAGAGTGAGGTACAGGAACCTGAACCTCAGCCCCAGTTCCAGGTCCAGCCCCAGCCTGACCCCCCTACACACGACGACTCTGCTGAAAAGAGCATTGCCGCAGGCCTGCCAGCCTCCCCAGCCAAAGagacaccacagaagaagagtaGCAAGGAAGTAAATGCCAAGAAGAAGGCACAGGAGAACAAGGAGATGGTGAAGGAGATGAGGCCTGTAGAGTCCACTGTATCAGAGGTGTTGTCCCAGCCCATCACTGAGACCTTCACAGTCACGCCCACTGAGCACCCATCTGACATCTTCAGCCAGAGCAACAAGAACCTGATAGAGGTGCCTCTGTCTGTGCTCAAGCCTCTGGACGGGCACATGCAGTTGGAGAGCGAAGACGTCGAAGGGGCCAGAGACAACTATGATGAAGACCAGAAAATGTGCTGTGGGTTTTTCTTCAAG GACGACATGAAAGCTGAGGACGACATGGCGATGAAACGGGCGGCGCTGCTGGAGAAgaggctgaggagagagagggagacgcaGCAGaggaagcagcagctggaggcAGAGCTGGAGCAGAAGAAAGAGGAGGCGCG GTTGAAAGCGGAGGAGGAGCGtctgaagaaggaggaggagaaggcgcGCCGGGAGTTCATCAAGCAGGAGTACCTCCGCCGGAAACAGCTCAAGCTGATGAAGGACATGGACACCGTCATCAAGCCCCGCCCCGCAAGCACCAAGAGGAAGCCCCGCCCCAAGTCCATACACAGGGACATTTTGGAGTCCCCCAAGACCCCTGTCAGGGCAGCGGAAG TCTCCAGCCTGTCCCTGGCTTCACTCAACTTTGGCGACAATGAGAGCGTCCAGTCAGAGAATAGGAGCCCCAG GCCTGACTCTGCAGACGGGTTTTTGTCTCCGTGTCGAATGGGAAGCCGCAGCGGAGAGAAGGACTGGGAAAACTGCTCCACGACCTCATCTGTAGCGTCCAACACAGAGTACACAG GCCCAAAGTTGTACAAGGAGCCCAGTGCCAAGTCTAACAAACACATCATCCAGAATGCCCTGGCTCACTGCTGTCTGGCTGGCAAGGTGAATGAAGCTCAGAAGAATAAGATACTGGAG GAAATCGAGAAATCGGAGGCCAACAACTTCCTGATCCTGTTCCGAGACTCGGGCTGCCAGTTCCGCTCTCTGTACACATACTGCCCTGAGCTCCATGAGATCACCAAGCTGGCGGGCATCGGTCCCAAAACCATCACTGGCAAGATGATCGAGGGCCTGTACAAGTATAACTCAGACAGGAAGCAGTTCAGCCACATCCCCGCCAAAACCATGTCAGCAAGTGTTGATGCCATCACCATCCACAGCCACCTGTGGCACACCAAGAAACCAGGAACCCCCAAAAAAGTGTTACCCAACAAGTCCTAG